In a genomic window of Rhopalosiphum maidis isolate BTI-1 chromosome 4, ASM367621v3, whole genome shotgun sequence:
- the LOC113558994 gene encoding uncharacterized protein LOC113558994 isoform X1 produces MVKNISMLAIFFMINLFRCIYPMYLEQQYLHCCEQMVAQRLMWNNNTITNGWYETIWRINLKTLTNPIFTYVIQWRSDLDNLVRINKINPLDFCQAYANTSNNMELANVKLYITCCGQMMAKALMKNSYDIQYEWNQRIFKIDPIKLGNPIFSYVLQWKSGIDNIVKRGQFNPKDYCELYSYTSNNMEIVNEQQYFHCCEQMVAQNLMTEGCNAYTNGWKMIIKKKDDLNGLENPVLSFIKQWKETTPDNFVKRNNCNPKDYCVVYGSASDKLELWDVQLYNHCCEQMVAQNLMTNHKVVDTWNEIVLKIDPNGLENPIFSYVLQWQSSIDTFVKRKHYNPKEYCELYDYTSNKKEIVNEQQYLHCREQMVAQNLMKLTVTENSMIYDEIEDNWKETVLKIDPNCLENPVSSFIQQWQDLYLSFVKRNNCNPKDYCILYGSISDKLELWDDGMQSLGITDAMSSLVIDYLELSQKRCG; encoded by the exons atggtcaaaaatattagtatgttggctattttttttatgattaatttatttagatgtATTTATCCTATGT aTTTGG aaCAACAATATTTGCATTGCTGTG AACAAATGGTTGCACAGAGATTAATGTGGA ataataacacCATCACCAATGGTTGGTATGAAACAATTTGgagaataa atttaaaaacctTGACAA aTCCAATTTTTACTTATGTAATACAATGGAGAAGTGATTTAGataatttag taagaataaataaaatcaacccACTCGATTTTTGTCAGGCCTACGCAAATACATCAAATAATATGGAATTGG cgAATg TGAAACTATATATTACTTGCTGTG GACAAATGATGGCAAAGGCATTAATGAAGA acagTTATGATATCCAGTATGAATGGAatcaaagaatttttaaaatag atcCAATAAAATTGGGGA aTCCAATTTTTTCTTATGTACTACAATGGAAAAGtggtatagataatatag taaaaaGAGGACAATTTAACCCAAAAGATTATTGTGAGCTTTACAGTTATACATCAAATAATATGGAAATAG tgaatg aacaacaatattttcattgctGTG AACAAATGGTTGCACAGAATTTAATGA ccgAAGGTTGTAATGCATACACTAATGGAtggaaaatgataattaagaaaaaagacg atCTAAATGGTTTGGAGA atccagttttatcttttataaagCAATGGAAAGAAACAACCCCTGATAACTttg taaaaagaaataattgcaACCCGAAAGATTATTGTGTTGTGTACGGAAGTGCGTCAGATAAATTGGAATTAT gggATG TGCAACTATATAATCATTGCTGTG AACAAATGGTTGCACAGAATTTAATGA cgAACCATAAGGTCGTGGATACCTGGaatgaaatagttttaaaaatag atcCAAATGGTTTGGAGA aTCCAATTTTTTCTTATGTACTACAATGGCAAAGTAGTATAGATACttttg taaaaaggaAACACTACAACCCAAAAGAGTATTGTGAGCTTTACGATTATACATCAAATAAAAAGGAAATAG tgaatg aaCAACAATATTTGCATTGCCGTG AACAAATGGTTGCACAGAATTTAATGA AACTAACAGTGACAGAGAACTCAATGA tttatgacGAGATCGAGGATAACTGGAAGGAAACAGTCTTGAAAATag atcCAAATTGTTTGGAGA aTCCAGTTTCTTCTTTTATACAGCAATGGCAAGATTTATACCTTTCCtttg taaaaagaaataattgcaACCCAAaagattattgtattttgtacggAAGTATATCAGATAAACTGGAATTAT gggATG atGGTATGCAATCATTAGGTATTACCG ATGCTATGTCATCATTAGTCATTGACT ATTTAGAACTGTCACAAAAGAGGTGTGGTTGA
- the LOC113558994 gene encoding uncharacterized protein LOC113558994 isoform X6, giving the protein MVKNISMLAIFFMINLFRCIYPMYLEQQYLHCCEQMVAQRLMWNNNTITNGWYETIWRINLKTLTNPIFTYVIQWRSDLDNLVRINKINPLDFCQAYANTSNNMELANVKLYITCCGQMMAKALMKNSYDIQYEWNQRIFKIDPIKLGNPIFSYVLQWKSGIDNIVKRGQFNPKDYCELYSYTSNNMEIVNEQQYFHCCEQMVAQNLMTNHKVVDTWNEIVLKIDPNGLENPIFSYVLQWQSSIDTFVKRKHYNPKEYCELYDYTSNKKEIVNEQQYLHCREQMVAQNLMKLTVTENSMIYDEIEDNWKETVLKIDPNCLENPVSSFIQQWQDLYLSFVKRNNCNPKDYCILYGSISDKLELWDDGMQSLGITDAMSSLVIDYLELSQKRCG; this is encoded by the exons atggtcaaaaatattagtatgttggctattttttttatgattaatttatttagatgtATTTATCCTATGT aTTTGG aaCAACAATATTTGCATTGCTGTG AACAAATGGTTGCACAGAGATTAATGTGGA ataataacacCATCACCAATGGTTGGTATGAAACAATTTGgagaataa atttaaaaacctTGACAA aTCCAATTTTTACTTATGTAATACAATGGAGAAGTGATTTAGataatttag taagaataaataaaatcaacccACTCGATTTTTGTCAGGCCTACGCAAATACATCAAATAATATGGAATTGG cgAATg TGAAACTATATATTACTTGCTGTG GACAAATGATGGCAAAGGCATTAATGAAGA acagTTATGATATCCAGTATGAATGGAatcaaagaatttttaaaatag atcCAATAAAATTGGGGA aTCCAATTTTTTCTTATGTACTACAATGGAAAAGtggtatagataatatag taaaaaGAGGACAATTTAACCCAAAAGATTATTGTGAGCTTTACAGTTATACATCAAATAATATGGAAATAG tgaatg aacaacaatattttcattgctGTG AACAAATGGTTGCACAGAATTTAATGA cgAACCATAAGGTCGTGGATACCTGGaatgaaatagttttaaaaatag atcCAAATGGTTTGGAGA aTCCAATTTTTTCTTATGTACTACAATGGCAAAGTAGTATAGATACttttg taaaaaggaAACACTACAACCCAAAAGAGTATTGTGAGCTTTACGATTATACATCAAATAAAAAGGAAATAG tgaatg aaCAACAATATTTGCATTGCCGTG AACAAATGGTTGCACAGAATTTAATGA AACTAACAGTGACAGAGAACTCAATGA tttatgacGAGATCGAGGATAACTGGAAGGAAACAGTCTTGAAAATag atcCAAATTGTTTGGAGA aTCCAGTTTCTTCTTTTATACAGCAATGGCAAGATTTATACCTTTCCtttg taaaaagaaataattgcaACCCAAaagattattgtattttgtacggAAGTATATCAGATAAACTGGAATTAT gggATG atGGTATGCAATCATTAGGTATTACCG ATGCTATGTCATCATTAGTCATTGACT ATTTAGAACTGTCACAAAAGAGGTGTGGTTGA
- the LOC113558994 gene encoding uncharacterized protein LOC113558994 isoform X5: MVKNINLEQQYLHCCEQMVAQRLMWNNNTITNGWYETIWRINLKTLTNPIFTYVIQWRSDLDNLVRINKINPLDFCQAYANTSNNMELANVKLYITCCGQMMAKALMKNSYDIQYEWNQRIFKIDPIKLGNPIFSYVLQWKSGIDNIVKRGQFNPKDYCELYSYTSNNMEIVNEQQYFHCCEQMVAQNLMTEGCNAYTNGWKMIIKKKDDLNGLENPVLSFIKQWKETTPDNFVKRNNCNPKDYCVVYGSASDKLELWDVQLYNHCCEQMVAQNLMTNHKVVDTWNEIVLKIDPNGLENPIFSYVLQWQSSIDTFVKRKHYNPKEYCELYDYTSNKKEIVNEQQYLHCREQMVAQNLMKLTVTENSMIYDEIEDNWKETVLKIDPNCLENPVSSFIQQWQDLYLSFVKRNNCNPKDYCILYGSISDKLELWDDGMQSLGITDAMSSLVIDYLELSQKRCG, encoded by the exons atggtcaaaaatatta aTTTGG aaCAACAATATTTGCATTGCTGTG AACAAATGGTTGCACAGAGATTAATGTGGA ataataacacCATCACCAATGGTTGGTATGAAACAATTTGgagaataa atttaaaaacctTGACAA aTCCAATTTTTACTTATGTAATACAATGGAGAAGTGATTTAGataatttag taagaataaataaaatcaacccACTCGATTTTTGTCAGGCCTACGCAAATACATCAAATAATATGGAATTGG cgAATg TGAAACTATATATTACTTGCTGTG GACAAATGATGGCAAAGGCATTAATGAAGA acagTTATGATATCCAGTATGAATGGAatcaaagaatttttaaaatag atcCAATAAAATTGGGGA aTCCAATTTTTTCTTATGTACTACAATGGAAAAGtggtatagataatatag taaaaaGAGGACAATTTAACCCAAAAGATTATTGTGAGCTTTACAGTTATACATCAAATAATATGGAAATAG tgaatg aacaacaatattttcattgctGTG AACAAATGGTTGCACAGAATTTAATGA ccgAAGGTTGTAATGCATACACTAATGGAtggaaaatgataattaagaaaaaagacg atCTAAATGGTTTGGAGA atccagttttatcttttataaagCAATGGAAAGAAACAACCCCTGATAACTttg taaaaagaaataattgcaACCCGAAAGATTATTGTGTTGTGTACGGAAGTGCGTCAGATAAATTGGAATTAT gggATG TGCAACTATATAATCATTGCTGTG AACAAATGGTTGCACAGAATTTAATGA cgAACCATAAGGTCGTGGATACCTGGaatgaaatagttttaaaaatag atcCAAATGGTTTGGAGA aTCCAATTTTTTCTTATGTACTACAATGGCAAAGTAGTATAGATACttttg taaaaaggaAACACTACAACCCAAAAGAGTATTGTGAGCTTTACGATTATACATCAAATAAAAAGGAAATAG tgaatg aaCAACAATATTTGCATTGCCGTG AACAAATGGTTGCACAGAATTTAATGA AACTAACAGTGACAGAGAACTCAATGA tttatgacGAGATCGAGGATAACTGGAAGGAAACAGTCTTGAAAATag atcCAAATTGTTTGGAGA aTCCAGTTTCTTCTTTTATACAGCAATGGCAAGATTTATACCTTTCCtttg taaaaagaaataattgcaACCCAAaagattattgtattttgtacggAAGTATATCAGATAAACTGGAATTAT gggATG atGGTATGCAATCATTAGGTATTACCG ATGCTATGTCATCATTAGTCATTGACT ATTTAGAACTGTCACAAAAGAGGTGTGGTTGA
- the LOC113558994 gene encoding uncharacterized protein LOC113558994 isoform X4 — MVKNISMLAIFFMINLFRCIYPMYLEQQYLHCCEQMVAQRLMWNNNTITNGWYETIWRINLKTLTNPIFTYVIQWRSDLDNLVRINKINPLDFCQAYANTSNNMELANVKLYITCCGQMMAKALMKNSYDIQYEWNQRIFKIDPIKLGNPIFSYVLQWKSGIDNIVKRGQFNPKDYCELYSYTSNNMEIVNEQQYFHCCEQMVAQNLMTEGCNAYTNGWKMIIKKKDDLNGLENPVLSFIKQWKETTPDNFVKRNNCNPKDYCVVYGSASDKLELWDVQLYNHCCEQMVAQNLMTNHKVVDTWNEIVLKIDPNGLENPIFSYVLQWQSSIDTFVKRKHYNPKEYCELYDYTSNKKEIVNEQQYLHCREQMVAQNLMKLTVTENSMIYDEIEDNWKETVLKIDPNCLENPVSSFIQQWQDLYLSFVKRNNCNPKDYCILYGSISDKLELWDDGMQSLGITDAMSSLVID, encoded by the exons atggtcaaaaatattagtatgttggctattttttttatgattaatttatttagatgtATTTATCCTATGT aTTTGG aaCAACAATATTTGCATTGCTGTG AACAAATGGTTGCACAGAGATTAATGTGGA ataataacacCATCACCAATGGTTGGTATGAAACAATTTGgagaataa atttaaaaacctTGACAA aTCCAATTTTTACTTATGTAATACAATGGAGAAGTGATTTAGataatttag taagaataaataaaatcaacccACTCGATTTTTGTCAGGCCTACGCAAATACATCAAATAATATGGAATTGG cgAATg TGAAACTATATATTACTTGCTGTG GACAAATGATGGCAAAGGCATTAATGAAGA acagTTATGATATCCAGTATGAATGGAatcaaagaatttttaaaatag atcCAATAAAATTGGGGA aTCCAATTTTTTCTTATGTACTACAATGGAAAAGtggtatagataatatag taaaaaGAGGACAATTTAACCCAAAAGATTATTGTGAGCTTTACAGTTATACATCAAATAATATGGAAATAG tgaatg aacaacaatattttcattgctGTG AACAAATGGTTGCACAGAATTTAATGA ccgAAGGTTGTAATGCATACACTAATGGAtggaaaatgataattaagaaaaaagacg atCTAAATGGTTTGGAGA atccagttttatcttttataaagCAATGGAAAGAAACAACCCCTGATAACTttg taaaaagaaataattgcaACCCGAAAGATTATTGTGTTGTGTACGGAAGTGCGTCAGATAAATTGGAATTAT gggATG TGCAACTATATAATCATTGCTGTG AACAAATGGTTGCACAGAATTTAATGA cgAACCATAAGGTCGTGGATACCTGGaatgaaatagttttaaaaatag atcCAAATGGTTTGGAGA aTCCAATTTTTTCTTATGTACTACAATGGCAAAGTAGTATAGATACttttg taaaaaggaAACACTACAACCCAAAAGAGTATTGTGAGCTTTACGATTATACATCAAATAAAAAGGAAATAG tgaatg aaCAACAATATTTGCATTGCCGTG AACAAATGGTTGCACAGAATTTAATGA AACTAACAGTGACAGAGAACTCAATGA tttatgacGAGATCGAGGATAACTGGAAGGAAACAGTCTTGAAAATag atcCAAATTGTTTGGAGA aTCCAGTTTCTTCTTTTATACAGCAATGGCAAGATTTATACCTTTCCtttg taaaaagaaataattgcaACCCAAaagattattgtattttgtacggAAGTATATCAGATAAACTGGAATTAT gggATG atGGTATGCAATCATTAGGTATTACCG ATGCTATGTCATCATTAGTCATTGACT aa
- the LOC113558994 gene encoding uncharacterized protein LOC113558994 isoform X2, protein MVKNISMLAIFFMINLFRCIYPMYLEQQYLHCCEQMVAQRLMWNNNTITNGWYETIWRINLKTLTNPIFTYVIQWRSDLDNLVRINKINPLDFCQAYANTSNNMELANVKLYITCCGQMMAKALMKNSYDIQYEWNQRIFKIDPIKLGNPIFSYVLQWKSGIDNIVKRGQFNPKDYCELYSYTSNNMEIVNEQQYFHCCEQMVAQNLMTEGCNAYTNGWKMIIKKKDDLNGLENPVLSFIKQWKETTPDNFVKRNNCNPKDYCVVYGSASDKLELWDVQLYNHCCEQMVAQNLMTNHKVVDTWNEIVLKIDPNGLENPIFSYVLQWQSSIDTFVKRKHYNPKEYCELYDYTSNKKEIVNEQQYLHCREQMVAQNLMKLTVTENSMIYDEIEDNWKETVLKIDPNCLENPVSSFIQQWQDLYLSFVKRNNCNPKDYCILYGSISDKLELWDDGMQSLGITDAMSSLVIDF, encoded by the exons atggtcaaaaatattagtatgttggctattttttttatgattaatttatttagatgtATTTATCCTATGT aTTTGG aaCAACAATATTTGCATTGCTGTG AACAAATGGTTGCACAGAGATTAATGTGGA ataataacacCATCACCAATGGTTGGTATGAAACAATTTGgagaataa atttaaaaacctTGACAA aTCCAATTTTTACTTATGTAATACAATGGAGAAGTGATTTAGataatttag taagaataaataaaatcaacccACTCGATTTTTGTCAGGCCTACGCAAATACATCAAATAATATGGAATTGG cgAATg TGAAACTATATATTACTTGCTGTG GACAAATGATGGCAAAGGCATTAATGAAGA acagTTATGATATCCAGTATGAATGGAatcaaagaatttttaaaatag atcCAATAAAATTGGGGA aTCCAATTTTTTCTTATGTACTACAATGGAAAAGtggtatagataatatag taaaaaGAGGACAATTTAACCCAAAAGATTATTGTGAGCTTTACAGTTATACATCAAATAATATGGAAATAG tgaatg aacaacaatattttcattgctGTG AACAAATGGTTGCACAGAATTTAATGA ccgAAGGTTGTAATGCATACACTAATGGAtggaaaatgataattaagaaaaaagacg atCTAAATGGTTTGGAGA atccagttttatcttttataaagCAATGGAAAGAAACAACCCCTGATAACTttg taaaaagaaataattgcaACCCGAAAGATTATTGTGTTGTGTACGGAAGTGCGTCAGATAAATTGGAATTAT gggATG TGCAACTATATAATCATTGCTGTG AACAAATGGTTGCACAGAATTTAATGA cgAACCATAAGGTCGTGGATACCTGGaatgaaatagttttaaaaatag atcCAAATGGTTTGGAGA aTCCAATTTTTTCTTATGTACTACAATGGCAAAGTAGTATAGATACttttg taaaaaggaAACACTACAACCCAAAAGAGTATTGTGAGCTTTACGATTATACATCAAATAAAAAGGAAATAG tgaatg aaCAACAATATTTGCATTGCCGTG AACAAATGGTTGCACAGAATTTAATGA AACTAACAGTGACAGAGAACTCAATGA tttatgacGAGATCGAGGATAACTGGAAGGAAACAGTCTTGAAAATag atcCAAATTGTTTGGAGA aTCCAGTTTCTTCTTTTATACAGCAATGGCAAGATTTATACCTTTCCtttg taaaaagaaataattgcaACCCAAaagattattgtattttgtacggAAGTATATCAGATAAACTGGAATTAT gggATG atGGTATGCAATCATTAGGTATTACCG ATGCTATGTCATCATTAGTCATTGACT tcTAA